The following coding sequences are from one Streptomyces dengpaensis window:
- a CDS encoding enoyl-CoA hydratase family protein, producing the protein MSPFTGSAVRTADWKHLRCVIADGVATVTLARPEKLNALTFGAYADLRDLLAELSRERAVRALVLAGEGRGFCSGGDVDEIIGATLSMDTAQLLDFNRMTGQVVRAVRECPFPVIAAVHGVAAGAGAVLALAADFRVADPSARFAFLFTRVGLSGGDMGAAYLLPRVVGLGHATRLLMLGEPVRAPEAERIGLISELTDEGAADEAAQRLAHRLAEGPALAHAQTKALLTAELDMPLAASVELDASTQALLMNGEDYAEFHAAFTEKRPPKWRGR; encoded by the coding sequence ATGAGTCCCTTCACCGGCTCCGCCGTCCGCACCGCCGACTGGAAGCACCTGAGGTGCGTGATCGCCGACGGGGTCGCCACGGTCACGCTCGCCCGCCCCGAGAAACTCAACGCGCTCACCTTCGGCGCGTACGCCGATCTGCGCGACCTGCTCGCCGAGCTGTCCCGGGAGCGGGCCGTACGTGCCCTGGTCCTTGCCGGCGAGGGCCGTGGCTTCTGCTCCGGAGGCGACGTCGACGAGATCATCGGCGCGACCCTGTCCATGGACACCGCCCAGCTCCTCGACTTCAACCGGATGACGGGGCAGGTCGTACGGGCGGTACGGGAATGCCCGTTCCCGGTGATCGCGGCGGTGCACGGGGTGGCGGCGGGCGCGGGAGCCGTGCTCGCGCTCGCGGCCGACTTCCGGGTGGCCGACCCGAGCGCCCGGTTCGCCTTCCTGTTCACGCGCGTCGGCCTGTCCGGCGGCGACATGGGCGCGGCCTATCTGCTGCCCCGGGTCGTCGGGCTCGGCCACGCGACCCGGCTGCTGATGCTCGGCGAACCGGTCCGTGCGCCCGAGGCCGAGCGGATCGGCCTGATCAGCGAGCTGACCGACGAGGGCGCCGCCGACGAGGCCGCACAGCGGCTGGCCCACCGCCTCGCCGAGGGCCCGGCCCTCGCGCACGCCCAGACCAAGGCCCTGCTCACCGCCGAACTGGACATGCCGCTCGCCGCCTCCGTCGAACTGGACGCCTCGACCCAGGCCCTCCTGATGAACGGCGAGGACTACGCCGAGTTCCACGCCGCCTTCACGGAGAAGCGGCCACCGAAGTGGCGGGGGCGGTGA